Genomic DNA from Paenibacillus sp. MBLB1832:
TGGTCGTCAAGGAGCTCGGGCTGCTCGATACCCGTTGGGCGCTCCTATTGCCAGGAGCAATCGCGACATGGAACTTGATTCTGTTGAAGACGTTCTTCGAGAGTATTCCAAGGGAGCTGGAGGAAGCCGCTACGATCGATGGCTGCAGCTCAATGCAGACGCTGCTTCGAATCGTCATTCCGCTGTCGATGCCTGCAATCGCTACTATCTCGCTCTTCTATGCGGTTGCTCATTGGAACAGCTGGTTCGATGCGCTTGTTTATTTAACCGATCACAACTTGTATCCAATCCAGATGTTTTTGCGCAGCATCGTCATTTCGAGCCAAACGGCCGATATGATGGGCGACGGGGGGGCATCGCTACAGGATATGCTGATGACCGAATCGATCAAATATGCGACGATTATGACAGTCGCCATTCCGATGATGATCATCTACCCGTTCGTGCAGCGTTACTTCAACAAAGGCGCGATGATTGGCTCTCTTAAAGGTTGAGGCGGCTCGCACATGCGGGCGTTTCAATAGAAGCAAGATCAGAATAAACATAATCCAAGGAGGCGTGACACATGCCCAACAAATGGAAGAAGACAGGGGTAATGGGACTGGCAGTCATGATGATGGCTGGCGTGTTCGCAGGCTGCGGCACATCGGATACAGATAAGACCGATACCGCCAAGAGCAAGGAGGGCATGGCATCACCTACTGCTTCGGCAAATTCAGCCGCTACGCAGATGCCGATTGTGAAAGATAAGCTGACGCTCGATTTCTTCATTAAAGACCATGCCACCAAGCCGATCACCGGCAATGAACCGCCGTTCGTCGAGCTGGAGAAACGAACGAACATCCATTTCAACTTCATTAAGACGGCAGATGGCTTCGAAGACAAGTTCAAGATCACGCTCGCTTCCGGCAAGCTGCCCGACATCATGCAATCCACAAGCATCAACGATGCGAAACGGTATGGCATGGAAGGCGCCTTTCTGCCCCTTGACGATCTGTTGAAGAAATTCGGACCCAACATTCTAAAAGTGATGAAGGATCGGGGCATTGAGAAGGACGTAAGGGCTGCCGACGGCAAAATATACGGTATTCCGTTAATCAACCCTGAAGGAATTGCTCACTCATACATGGTCCGTCAGGATTGGCTCGACAAGCTCAATCTGAAAGCGCCGAACACGCTGGATGAATATTACAACATGCTGAAGGCATTCCGCGACAACCAGCTGGCGGGCAAGGATACGATTCCGCTAAGTATCTTCGCAAGCGGGGCAGGCGGCATCTATGCGATTCACAACATCATGGAAGCGTACAATTCCAACTATGAATTCATGGTCAAGGACAACAAGTACGTATACGGTCCTGCGGAACCGGGTGCAAAGGATGCCTATGCATATGTGAACAAACTGTATGCGGAGAAGCTGCTTGATCCTGAATTCGGACTCTTGTCCAAGAAGCAATGGGAAGGGAAAGTGTCGACAGGCAATGTCGGTTCGATCATCTACGACTCCGCGAGAACGGACTTCTTCACGGACGTGCTGAAGAAGGATAAACCGGGGGCTAAGATGGTAGCTGTCGCCCCGCTCCAAGGCCCAGACGGCAAGCGCCACATTATGCAGCCGAATCTGTTCGGCAATCTCGTTGTGCTGGGCAAGGATACGAAGAATGCCGAAGCGGCAGTCAAATTTTTTAACTACATGTTCAGCGATGAAGGCAGCATGCTGCTGTCATTCGGACTTGAGAACGATTCCTATGTGATGAAGGACGGTAAGCCTCAGTACACGGATAAAATGTATGAGGCCGACGGATTGTTTAAATACGGGATCGGCCGCGTATTACCGTTTAACCCAAATCCGGCAATGCCGGAGCAGCAACGCAAGGGTACGCTCACAGCAGATGCGATCAAGCTTCAGGCGCCATACTGGGTGAAGAGTAACCCGACCTTGAACTTCATTGACGAAGAGAACGACATCATCAAGAGCAAGTCGACAGGCGTAAACGACGTGCGGGACAAATACTTCCTCCGCTTCGTCATGGGCGAAGAGCCGTTCACAAACTGGGATAAATATGTGAACGATCTGAAGAAAGCAGGGCTTGATGATCTGCTCAAGGTATACAACGATGCGTACCAGCGTTATCTGAAAAACTAGCGGATGAATCCGGGGTTGAAGCGAGCGCGCAGTTTGCGCCGCTTCAGCCCCGAAGTGTTCAAATGGAGGAGGATCGATGTAGTTATGAACAGATACGTAGATCAACTCATTCAGATTTTTGGCGAACAAATGGACATGAGCCACAAGAATGTGTCCTTCAGCCCTTTCTATTCTGATATCGGGCTAGGCTTTCGTGATCGCGGGCTCGGTATCAATCAGCTGTTTCTTCATTATAACCGGATGACGACGGAGCTGGGCTTGCCGTTCCTGCAGCTTGAGGCGGATGGTGAAGAGAAGGTGGCTCAGCGATCCTTGCTAGGCGTCAGCCAATGCCAAGGCGAGGCGACGGTAAGGATCGCATTTTACGAGCATAATGCCTGGATGGTGGAAGCAGCCGGATTAAAGAGGCTACGGTTCGAGCTTTGTGATTCGATTTTTCGCGAGCTGCGGGTCTTCGAGGAGAATCGTATCGTTACATTCGACGCGTA
This window encodes:
- a CDS encoding carbohydrate ABC transporter permease, encoding MRTQIRLSLGDRLVHIAAVAFVLAVAAATLYPFLYVFSSSISDPKAVIQNKVLLLPVGFSLKAYEILLHYRPVRVGFLNSIFYTVVGTFINMALTSLMAYPLSRKSLFGRKAVMWLVTFTLLFNGGMIPTYLVVKELGLLDTRWALLLPGAIATWNLILLKTFFESIPRELEEAATIDGCSSMQTLLRIVIPLSMPAIATISLFYAVAHWNSWFDALVYLTDHNLYPIQMFLRSIVISSQTADMMGDGGASLQDMLMTESIKYATIMTVAIPMMIIYPFVQRYFNKGAMIGSLKG
- a CDS encoding extracellular solute-binding protein, which encodes MPNKWKKTGVMGLAVMMMAGVFAGCGTSDTDKTDTAKSKEGMASPTASANSAATQMPIVKDKLTLDFFIKDHATKPITGNEPPFVELEKRTNIHFNFIKTADGFEDKFKITLASGKLPDIMQSTSINDAKRYGMEGAFLPLDDLLKKFGPNILKVMKDRGIEKDVRAADGKIYGIPLINPEGIAHSYMVRQDWLDKLNLKAPNTLDEYYNMLKAFRDNQLAGKDTIPLSIFASGAGGIYAIHNIMEAYNSNYEFMVKDNKYVYGPAEPGAKDAYAYVNKLYAEKLLDPEFGLLSKKQWEGKVSTGNVGSIIYDSARTDFFTDVLKKDKPGAKMVAVAPLQGPDGKRHIMQPNLFGNLVVLGKDTKNAEAAVKFFNYMFSDEGSMLLSFGLENDSYVMKDGKPQYTDKMYEADGLFKYGIGRVLPFNPNPAMPEQQRKGTLTADAIKLQAPYWVKSNPTLNFIDEENDIIKSKSTGVNDVRDKYFLRFVMGEEPFTNWDKYVNDLKKAGLDDLLKVYNDAYQRYLKN